In one Pseudomonadota bacterium genomic region, the following are encoded:
- a CDS encoding cation:proton antiporter codes for LALSSTAVGIQILSDKGDLAARFGRVTFSVLLFQDLAVVVLLVMLTTLGQEGVHVVHELGYAGLKAICALLVILAAGRLVLRPLYRTVASIDNPELFIAVTLLVVLMTGVVTAFVGLPMELGAFLAGMLLSETEYRHQVEADIHPFRGLLLGLFFMSVGMSIDLQAVWSNAIWVAVTLCSLLVVKTFLVLVLGRVFSLPFMTSLRTSLLLAGAGEFVFVLFALAMEQGLVPLMVGQFLFVVAALSMGLTPLLDRIGKLLEDKYSQKKGDVAIRSALEELDDLRNHVIIAGFGRLGKLVGRLLAERMVPFVAIDKDMKIVNEGRAKGMPVFYGDARRTPMLRALGADRAKTIVVCLNNTNMALRTALMIRRHFKQAGVCVRLRDETHKATLTKAGIAVVMPENLEPSLQVAGSVLSSLGNSEVEVEQAIEAFRRTLTTVTVPENPNPEVQV; via the coding sequence GCTTGCGCTTTCTTCAACAGCAGTGGGGATACAGATTTTATCTGATAAGGGTGATCTGGCTGCACGATTTGGACGGGTTACCTTTTCGGTATTGTTGTTTCAGGACTTAGCGGTTGTGGTGTTGTTGGTGATGTTGACAACTCTAGGCCAAGAAGGAGTGCACGTGGTGCATGAGCTGGGGTATGCTGGACTAAAAGCTATTTGTGCCTTGCTCGTCATCTTGGCTGCCGGGCGATTGGTGTTGCGTCCTCTATATCGCACGGTTGCCAGTATCGATAATCCTGAGCTTTTCATTGCTGTAACTCTATTGGTGGTCCTGATGACCGGTGTTGTGACCGCTTTTGTAGGATTGCCTATGGAGCTCGGGGCCTTTTTAGCCGGCATGCTGCTTTCAGAAACAGAATATCGCCATCAAGTCGAAGCAGACATTCACCCTTTTCGTGGCTTGCTTTTAGGACTATTTTTCATGAGTGTGGGGATGTCCATTGATTTACAAGCCGTTTGGAGCAACGCAATTTGGGTAGCGGTAACCTTGTGTTCGTTATTGGTTGTGAAAACGTTTTTGGTTCTTGTCTTAGGGCGGGTTTTTTCCCTACCATTTATGACGTCTCTGCGAACCAGTTTACTGTTGGCCGGGGCTGGTGAGTTTGTGTTTGTTCTGTTTGCTCTGGCAATGGAGCAAGGGCTTGTTCCCCTTATGGTCGGTCAGTTTTTGTTTGTGGTAGCAGCACTATCAATGGGGTTGACGCCACTGCTTGATCGTATAGGTAAACTTTTAGAGGACAAATATAGCCAAAAAAAGGGAGATGTGGCTATTAGATCAGCGCTGGAAGAGCTAGATGACCTTAGAAACCATGTCATTATCGCTGGATTTGGAAGGCTTGGGAAATTAGTTGGGCGCCTGTTGGCAGAGCGGATGGTGCCATTTGTAGCCATTGATAAGGACATGAAAATCGTGAATGAAGGACGTGCCAAAGGCATGCCAGTTTTTTATGGGGACGCTCGCCGAACGCCGATGCTACGAGCTTTGGGAGCAGATCGCGCTAAAACCATTGTGGTGTGCCTCAATAACACCAATATGGCTTTAAGGACGGCCTTGATGATTCGGCGTCACTTTAAGCAAGCCGGTGTTTGTGTGCGTTTGCGTGATGAAACCCACAAGGCAACTTTAACGAAAGCAGGGATTGCTGTCGTCATGCCGGAAAATTTGGAGCCAAGCCTTCAGGTCGCAGGATCGGTACTCTCATCTTTGGGTAATTCCGAAGTTGAGGTTGAGCAAGCCATTGAAGCGTTTAGAAGGACCTTAACAACAGTTACGGTTCCTGAAAATCCTAACCCTGAGGTTCAGGTGTGA
- a CDS encoding phosphatidate cytidylyltransferase yields the protein MLKRVISASVMFPVVLLLLWSGSIYRNLFILCITAILLGEWNYVCYQAARPSTQKWIWATAGSAYIVLGCSGFWFVGKGTNWLWQLYLICTVAASDTGAYFVGKFFQGPKLAPSISPNKTWSGSVGGIVCTILVGLPLFLFNLLPLKITSGPFADVFFCIVRGIFWEAPWWFLIQIIFLQISLSITAQIGDLMESWVKRRLDVKDTSQLIPGHGGLLDRVDGLLLVSIIAGGLLGTGYFLHLLYSHT from the coding sequence ATGTTAAAACGTGTCATTTCTGCTAGCGTCATGTTTCCCGTGGTATTGTTGTTGCTGTGGTCTGGATCAATCTACCGTAATTTGTTTATTCTTTGCATCACAGCTATTCTGCTGGGAGAATGGAATTACGTTTGTTATCAAGCTGCTCGCCCCTCCACACAAAAGTGGATTTGGGCAACTGCTGGGTCAGCTTATATTGTGTTAGGCTGCTCTGGTTTTTGGTTTGTTGGTAAAGGCACCAATTGGTTGTGGCAGCTCTACCTTATTTGCACCGTTGCTGCAAGTGACACTGGCGCTTACTTTGTAGGTAAATTTTTTCAAGGACCTAAATTGGCACCAAGCATAAGTCCCAACAAAACCTGGTCGGGAAGTGTGGGGGGAATTGTGTGTACAATTTTGGTTGGTCTGCCTTTATTTCTTTTCAATTTATTACCGCTCAAGATTACTTCAGGCCCTTTTGCAGATGTTTTTTTCTGTATTGTTCGTGGTATTTTTTGGGAAGCCCCCTGGTGGTTTCTGATCCAAATCATTTTTTTACAAATTAGCCTATCCATCACTGCCCAAATTGGAGATTTAATGGAATCTTGGGTCAAGCGCAGACTCGATGTGAAAGATACCAGCCAATTGATTCCAGGACACGGCGGTTTGCTCGACAGGGTGGATGGTTTATTGCTCGTCTCAATTATAGCAGGTGGTTTGTTAGGCACCGGCTATTTTCTGCATCTTCTGTATTCTCACACCTGA
- a CDS encoding isoprenyl transferase encodes MTSTSLFTSSAYSALDEHCHGNATLPKHVAIIMDGNGRWAKQRGLPRLEGHRRGKVALRKTLQATQKLGIQYLTVYAFSNENWNRPSIEIKGLMALFRQVLQSELAELHQNGVRVRFIGRRSKLSPDLVKLMQHAEDLTQSNQAFHLVIAIDYGARDDLTSATRKLATQVKHGILNPEDITESMISNALYTHDIPDPDLLIRTSSEQRLSNFLLWQLSYTEMVFLNVHWPDFDETHLTTAIEEFQSRARRFGGAG; translated from the coding sequence ATGACCTCAACCTCTTTGTTCACCTCTTCAGCTTACTCAGCTCTTGATGAACATTGCCATGGAAACGCCACTCTTCCCAAACATGTGGCTATTATCATGGACGGCAATGGCCGTTGGGCTAAACAAAGGGGGTTGCCACGTCTTGAAGGACACCGGCGCGGTAAGGTGGCTTTAAGAAAAACTTTGCAAGCTACGCAAAAACTTGGCATTCAGTATTTAACCGTCTATGCGTTTTCAAATGAGAATTGGAATCGCCCCTCAATCGAAATTAAAGGACTGATGGCATTGTTCCGCCAAGTGTTGCAAAGTGAACTGGCTGAGTTGCATCAAAATGGTGTTCGGGTACGTTTTATTGGCCGGCGTTCAAAGCTTTCTCCTGATTTGGTCAAGCTGATGCAACATGCTGAAGACCTAACCCAATCGAATCAGGCGTTTCACCTTGTCATTGCTATTGATTATGGAGCAAGAGATGACCTGACTTCAGCAACCCGCAAACTTGCCACGCAAGTCAAACACGGCATCCTTAATCCTGAAGACATCACTGAGTCCATGATCAGCAATGCACTCTACACCCATGATATTCCTGATCCAGATCTTTTAATACGCACCAGCTCCGAGCAGCGTCTGAGCAATTTCTTGCTGTGGCAGTTGTCGTATACGGAAATGGTGTTTCTTAACGTGCATTGGCCGGATTTTGATGAAACCCATCTAACTACAGCAATCGAAGAGTTCCAGAGTCGGGCTCGTCGCTTTGGTGGTGCGGGCTAA
- the frr gene encoding ribosome recycling factor has translation MADKLINDLKRRMEGALEVLGHEFNGLRTGRASTALLEPITVDAYGSKMPLNQVSSVTVPEARLLSVQVWDQGMVKAVEKAISDAGLGLNPTVDGQTLRISLPELTEERRIELQKVARKYAESARVAIRNVRRDGMENLKKQEKDGELSEDEHHRASHKVQDITDEFVHKIDEILAAKEQDILKV, from the coding sequence ATGGCAGACAAACTAATTAATGATCTAAAGCGACGTATGGAAGGTGCTCTTGAAGTACTCGGTCATGAATTCAATGGTTTGCGTACTGGCCGTGCCTCAACGGCTCTGTTAGAGCCTATTACTGTTGATGCTTATGGTAGTAAAATGCCTCTCAATCAGGTTAGTTCAGTAACCGTCCCCGAAGCACGGCTGTTGTCGGTTCAAGTTTGGGATCAAGGCATGGTGAAAGCTGTTGAAAAAGCCATCAGTGATGCAGGACTGGGGCTTAATCCCACTGTTGATGGGCAAACACTTCGCATCAGTTTGCCGGAGCTTACGGAAGAACGCCGCATCGAATTACAAAAAGTTGCCCGTAAATACGCTGAGTCGGCACGTGTTGCTATTCGAAACGTTCGACGTGATGGCATGGAAAATCTTAAAAAACAAGAAAAAGATGGAGAGCTTTCGGAAGACGAGCACCATCGCGCCTCACACAAGGTGCAAGATATCACTGATGAATTTGTGCACAAAATTGATGAAATCCTGGCGGCCAAAGAGCAGGATATCCTTAAAGTTTAA
- the pyrH gene encoding UMP kinase, whose product MSDRTPSSSPPYRRILLKLSGERLMGGQAFGVAPDALTRIAKDISQVHVQGAQICLVVGAGNIFRGINGANQGIDRSTADYMGMLATVMNALALQNALEHQDIKARVMSAIPMQTVCETYIRQRALRHLEKGRVVIFAAGSGHPYFTTDTAAALRASEMNCDVLLKGTQVGGIFSADPLKDPSARHYNEISYSRVLEDRLQVMDATAIALARENKIPILVFSMKESGNMIRALNGEGDFSRVVADAD is encoded by the coding sequence ATGTCAGATCGCACTCCATCTTCTTCTCCCCCCTATAGGCGGATTTTATTGAAACTTTCTGGGGAGCGGTTGATGGGGGGGCAGGCATTTGGTGTTGCTCCAGATGCCCTTACCCGCATTGCAAAGGATATCTCGCAAGTTCATGTCCAGGGAGCACAGATTTGTCTGGTGGTTGGTGCAGGCAATATCTTTCGTGGCATCAATGGTGCAAACCAAGGTATTGATCGTTCCACGGCTGATTATATGGGAATGTTGGCCACAGTGATGAATGCTCTTGCGCTGCAAAATGCGCTCGAACATCAAGACATAAAAGCCAGAGTGATGTCTGCCATTCCCATGCAAACTGTATGTGAAACCTACATTAGACAACGGGCTCTGCGTCATCTAGAAAAGGGACGCGTTGTCATTTTTGCAGCAGGCTCCGGGCATCCCTATTTTACAACCGATACGGCAGCGGCCTTGCGGGCATCTGAAATGAATTGCGATGTTTTATTAAAGGGTACACAGGTTGGTGGTATTTTTTCTGCAGATCCTTTAAAAGATCCCAGTGCGCGGCATTACAACGAGATCTCCTACTCAAGGGTGCTTGAAGATCGACTCCAGGTTATGGACGCAACAGCTATTGCCTTAGCTCGAGAAAATAAGATTCCTATCCTGGTTTTTTCAATGAAAGAGTCAGGCAATATGATTCGAGCACTGAATGGGGAAGGTGATTTTTCTAGGGTTGTAGCAGATGCAGATTAG
- the tsf gene encoding translation elongation factor Ts: MTTITTDLIRQLRERSGAGMMDCKKALTEAGGDIEAAIDWLRTKGLAAAAKKAGRSAAEGLVGVHVEDGVGAVVEVNAETDFVGRNETFQNFVRKAAALSISSNSSIDQLNAMTDPESGRSISDEITHLIATVGENMVLRRCHTLQVSTGVVASYIHGTVASGLGRIGVLVALESSGDKTKLESVGRNIAMHIAATHPQALDVDGLDPQLIENERNVLTEQAKASGRPDNIIEKMVEGRLRKFYEQVVLLEQVYVVDNERKIRQVVQDSEKEVGAPITLKGFVRFGLGEGIEKKSTDFAEEVAAQLSS; encoded by the coding sequence ATGACTACAATCACAACTGATCTTATTCGCCAACTGCGCGAACGTAGTGGTGCTGGAATGATGGACTGCAAAAAAGCTCTCACAGAAGCAGGCGGAGATATTGAAGCTGCAATAGATTGGCTAAGGACAAAAGGACTGGCGGCGGCCGCTAAAAAAGCTGGACGTTCTGCGGCTGAAGGTCTTGTGGGTGTTCATGTAGAAGATGGAGTTGGGGCAGTTGTTGAAGTCAATGCTGAAACCGATTTTGTCGGACGCAATGAAACATTCCAAAATTTTGTCCGAAAAGCTGCTGCCCTTTCAATCAGCAGCAACAGCAGTATTGACCAACTCAATGCGATGACTGATCCAGAATCAGGTCGCTCTATCTCGGATGAAATAACTCATCTGATTGCTACCGTTGGGGAAAATATGGTGCTTAGGCGCTGCCATACCCTACAGGTCAGCACAGGAGTTGTTGCCAGCTATATACACGGCACAGTTGCCTCTGGGTTGGGGCGTATCGGTGTTTTGGTTGCCCTTGAGTCCAGTGGTGATAAAACTAAGCTAGAATCTGTGGGACGTAATATTGCTATGCACATTGCAGCCACGCATCCTCAGGCTCTGGATGTCGATGGTCTAGATCCGCAGCTAATTGAAAATGAGCGCAACGTTTTGACCGAGCAAGCCAAAGCCTCTGGTCGTCCTGACAACATCATTGAGAAAATGGTTGAAGGTCGGCTGCGCAAGTTTTATGAACAGGTCGTCCTGTTGGAACAAGTCTATGTGGTCGATAATGAACGTAAGATCAGGCAAGTTGTGCAAGACAGTGAAAAAGAGGTCGGTGCCCCTATAACTTTGAAAGGTTTTGTTCGTTTTGGTTTGGGTGAAGGTATTGAGAAAAAATCAACCGATTTTGCAGAAGAAGTGGCTGCACAACTGTCTTCTTAA